In one window of Nocardioides panacisoli DNA:
- the nadA gene encoding quinolinate synthase NadA: MTTVDLPLLPLGRGSDPLSERGVDCPGDLPPASDPDLVERARAAKEALGEKLFVLGHHYQRDEVIQFADVTGDSFKLAKDAAARPEAEYIVFCGVHFMAESADILTSDDQQVILPDLAAGCSMADMARIAQVEKAWEALTEAGVADQVVPVTYMNSSADIKAFCGRHGGLVCTSSNAETALRWAYEQRGADTKVLFLPDQHLGRNTAVLDLGLELDDCVVWNPLLPGGGLTEQELADARMILWKGHCSVHGRFSPDVVDELRAKDPDINILVHPECQHEVVLKADHIGSTEYIINTIENAPAGSSWAIGTELNLVQRLARAHPDKDIAFLDRNVCYCSTMNRIDLPHFVWALESLVEGTVVNRIEVDDQTEAEALVALERMLSLPSKLAADD, from the coding sequence ATGACGACCGTCGACCTGCCGCTGCTGCCACTGGGCCGAGGCTCGGACCCGCTCTCCGAGCGCGGCGTGGACTGTCCCGGTGACCTGCCCCCGGCGTCGGACCCCGACCTGGTCGAGCGCGCCCGCGCCGCCAAGGAGGCACTCGGCGAGAAGCTGTTCGTGCTCGGGCACCACTACCAGCGCGACGAGGTCATCCAGTTCGCCGACGTCACCGGCGACTCCTTCAAGCTCGCCAAGGACGCGGCGGCCCGCCCGGAGGCGGAGTACATCGTCTTCTGCGGCGTGCACTTCATGGCCGAGTCGGCCGACATCCTCACCAGCGACGACCAGCAGGTCATCCTGCCCGACCTCGCCGCGGGCTGCTCCATGGCCGACATGGCGCGCATCGCCCAGGTGGAGAAGGCCTGGGAGGCCCTCACCGAGGCCGGCGTGGCCGACCAGGTCGTCCCGGTGACCTACATGAACTCCAGCGCCGACATCAAGGCCTTCTGCGGGCGCCACGGCGGCCTGGTCTGCACCTCCTCCAACGCCGAGACGGCGCTGCGCTGGGCCTATGAGCAGCGGGGCGCCGACACCAAGGTGCTCTTCCTCCCCGACCAGCACCTCGGGCGCAACACGGCCGTACTCGACCTCGGGCTCGAGCTCGACGACTGCGTGGTGTGGAACCCGCTGCTCCCCGGCGGCGGCCTCACCGAGCAGGAGCTGGCCGATGCGCGGATGATCCTGTGGAAGGGCCACTGCTCGGTCCACGGCCGGTTCTCCCCCGACGTCGTCGACGAGCTCCGGGCGAAGGACCCCGACATCAACATCCTGGTCCACCCCGAGTGCCAGCACGAGGTCGTCCTCAAGGCCGACCACATCGGCTCCACCGAGTACATCATCAACACCATCGAGAACGCCCCCGCCGGCTCGAGCTGGGCCATCGGCACCGAGCTCAACCTCGTGCAGCGGCTCGCCCGGGCCCACCCGGACAAGGACATCGCGTTCCTCGACCGCAACGTGTGCTACTGCTCCACGATGAACCGCATCGACCTGCCCCACTTCGTGTGGGCGCTGGAGTCGCTCGTCGAGGGCACCGTGGTCAACCGCATCGAGGTCGACGACCAGACCGAGGCCGAGGCCCTCGTCGCACTCGAGCGGATGCTCTCGCTGCCCAGCAAGCTGGCCGCCGATGACTGA
- a CDS encoding SAM-dependent methyltransferase, whose translation MTIDTRTRLSIADAFTSLLREELPLRFTAYDGSSSGPEDAPYHFHLRTERGLSYLMSSPDPDLALARAYVAGDLELSGAHPGDPYPALVALKEGIKFRRPSASELVTLVRSLGVSHLRAPAPPPQEAPSRTRRVLEGVRHSLGRDAEAIHHHYDVSNRFYELVLGPSMTYTCALYPHEDATLEEAQAAKYDLVARKLDLRPGQRLLDIGCGWGGMVRHAAREYGVRALGVTLSREQATWAQEEIKAQGLDDLAEVRHLDYRHVAESDFDAISSIGLTEHIGVQHYPEYFGFLHRKLAPHGRLLNHCITRAHNRATSTGKFIDRYVFPDGELTGSGTIVRAVEDAGLEVQHHENIRLHYARTLAAWGANLAEHWDECVAEVGPNTARVWGLYMAGSRLAFERNEIQLHHVLASRVDDAGATGYPLRHTF comes from the coding sequence ATGACCATCGACACCAGGACCAGGCTCAGCATCGCCGACGCCTTCACCTCGCTGCTGCGCGAGGAGCTGCCACTGCGGTTCACCGCCTACGACGGCAGCAGCAGCGGTCCCGAGGACGCGCCGTACCACTTCCACCTGCGCACCGAGCGCGGCCTGTCCTACCTGATGAGCTCCCCGGACCCGGATCTCGCGCTGGCACGCGCGTACGTCGCCGGCGACCTCGAGCTCTCCGGCGCCCACCCCGGCGACCCCTACCCGGCGCTGGTGGCGCTCAAGGAGGGCATCAAGTTCCGGCGGCCGAGCGCGAGCGAGCTGGTGACACTGGTCCGCTCGCTGGGCGTCTCCCACCTGCGCGCCCCGGCTCCGCCGCCGCAGGAGGCCCCCTCGCGCACCCGGCGGGTGCTGGAGGGCGTGCGCCACAGCCTCGGCCGCGACGCCGAGGCGATCCACCACCACTACGACGTCTCCAACCGGTTCTACGAGCTGGTCCTCGGGCCGTCGATGACCTACACCTGCGCCCTCTACCCCCACGAGGACGCCACGCTGGAGGAGGCCCAGGCGGCCAAATACGACCTGGTGGCGCGCAAGCTGGACCTGCGCCCGGGCCAGCGACTGCTCGACATCGGCTGCGGCTGGGGCGGCATGGTCCGCCACGCCGCCCGCGAGTACGGCGTCCGCGCCCTCGGGGTGACCCTGTCGCGCGAGCAGGCGACCTGGGCCCAGGAGGAGATCAAGGCGCAGGGCCTGGACGACCTCGCCGAGGTGCGCCACCTGGACTACCGCCACGTCGCCGAGTCCGACTTCGACGCCATCAGCTCCATCGGGCTGACCGAGCACATCGGCGTGCAGCACTACCCGGAGTACTTCGGGTTCCTGCACCGCAAGCTCGCTCCCCACGGCCGGCTGCTCAACCACTGCATCACCCGCGCCCACAACCGGGCGACCTCGACGGGCAAGTTCATCGACCGCTACGTCTTCCCCGACGGCGAGCTCACCGGGTCCGGCACCATCGTCCGCGCGGTGGAGGACGCCGGGCTGGAGGTGCAGCACCACGAGAACATCCGGCTCCACTACGCCCGGACCCTCGCCGCGTGGGGCGCCAACCTGGCCGAGCACTGGGACGAGTGCGTCGCCGAGGTCGGTCCCAACACCGCGCGCGTGTGGGGCCTGTACATGGCCGGCTCGCGACTCGCGTTCGAGCGCAACGAGATCCAGCTGCACCACGTGCTCGCCTCGCGGGTCGACGACGCCGGCGCCACCGGCTACCCCCTCCGCCACACCTTCTGA
- the era gene encoding GTPase Era — translation MSGEAPEGHRSGFACFVGRPNVGKSTLTNALVGQKVVITSDKPQTTRNAVRGIVHREDGQLVLVDTPGLHRPRTLLGERLNDLVMTTWAEVDVVAVCFPADEKIGPGDRFLVNELAKVRRSVKIAVATKTDLASPDRLAEHLMQIAALGEETGTEWAEIVPVSSVSGEQIELLAELLVGLMPEGPPLYPDGDLTDAPDEVLAAELIREAALDGVRDELPHSIAVVVEEMLPREDRPADKPLLDVHANLFVERESQKGIVIGRRGARLREVGSAAREQLEAMFGTKVHLDLHVKVAKEWQRDPRKLRRLGF, via the coding sequence ATGTCGGGTGAGGCTCCGGAGGGCCACCGCAGCGGGTTCGCCTGCTTCGTCGGGCGGCCCAACGTCGGCAAGTCGACGCTGACCAACGCCCTGGTCGGCCAGAAGGTGGTCATCACCTCCGACAAGCCGCAGACCACCCGCAACGCGGTGCGCGGCATCGTGCACCGCGAGGACGGCCAGCTGGTGCTGGTCGACACCCCCGGACTGCACCGCCCGCGCACCCTGCTCGGTGAGCGGCTCAACGACCTGGTGATGACCACGTGGGCCGAGGTCGACGTGGTCGCGGTGTGCTTCCCCGCGGACGAGAAGATCGGCCCGGGGGACCGGTTCCTGGTCAACGAGCTGGCGAAGGTGCGGCGCTCGGTCAAGATCGCGGTGGCCACCAAGACCGACCTCGCCTCGCCGGACCGGCTCGCCGAGCACCTGATGCAGATCGCGGCGCTGGGGGAGGAGACCGGCACCGAGTGGGCCGAGATCGTGCCGGTGTCCTCGGTGTCGGGCGAGCAGATCGAGCTGCTGGCCGAGCTGCTGGTGGGCCTGATGCCCGAGGGGCCTCCGCTCTACCCCGACGGTGACCTCACCGACGCCCCGGACGAGGTGCTGGCGGCCGAGCTGATCCGCGAGGCCGCGCTGGACGGCGTACGCGACGAGCTGCCGCACTCCATCGCCGTGGTCGTGGAGGAGATGCTGCCGCGGGAGGACCGTCCCGCGGACAAGCCGTTGCTGGACGTGCACGCCAACCTGTTCGTGGAGCGGGAGTCGCAGAAGGGCATCGTCATCGGTCGCCGCGGCGCCCGGCTGCGTGAGGTCGGATCGGCCGCCCGCGAGCAGCTCGAGGCGATGTTCGGCACGAAGGTGCACCTGGACCTGCACGTCAAGGTCGCCAAGGAGTGGCAGCGCGACCCGCGCAAGCTGCGCCGTCTCGGCTTCTGA
- a CDS encoding aldo/keto reductase family protein, with protein METRNLGASGMKVSALAYGNWITHGSQVAEDGAIACVRQALDEGITTFDTADVYANTAAETVLGKALAGERREGLEVFTKVYWPTGPRAHNDMGLSRKHILESIDGSLRRLGTDYVDLYQAHRFDHGTPLEETMVAFADVVRSGKALYIGVSEWRAEEIRAAAEWAKELRIPLVSNQPQYSMLWRVIESEVVPACRELGLGQVVWSPIAQGVLTGKYRVGQAPPEGSRATDEKGGADDISRWMRDEVLERVALLQPIADDLGLSMAQLAVAWVLQNDNVSSAIIGASRPEQVTENVKAAGITLEESTMRAIDDAVGPVVTDDPALTKSPQR; from the coding sequence ATGGAGACCCGCAACCTCGGCGCGAGCGGCATGAAGGTCTCGGCGCTCGCCTACGGCAACTGGATCACCCACGGCTCGCAGGTCGCCGAGGACGGCGCCATCGCCTGCGTCCGACAGGCGCTCGACGAGGGGATCACGACCTTCGACACCGCCGACGTCTACGCCAACACCGCGGCCGAGACCGTGCTGGGCAAGGCGCTGGCCGGTGAGCGGCGTGAGGGGTTGGAGGTCTTCACCAAGGTCTACTGGCCGACCGGTCCGCGGGCGCACAACGACATGGGGCTCTCGCGCAAGCACATCCTGGAGTCCATCGACGGCTCGCTGCGGCGGCTGGGCACCGACTACGTCGACCTCTACCAGGCGCACCGCTTCGACCACGGCACGCCGCTGGAGGAGACGATGGTCGCCTTCGCCGACGTCGTCCGCTCCGGCAAGGCGCTCTACATCGGCGTCTCGGAGTGGCGGGCCGAGGAGATCCGCGCCGCCGCGGAGTGGGCCAAGGAGCTGCGCATCCCGCTGGTGTCCAACCAGCCGCAGTACTCGATGCTGTGGCGCGTCATCGAGTCCGAGGTCGTCCCGGCCTGCCGCGAGCTCGGGCTGGGCCAGGTCGTCTGGTCGCCGATCGCCCAGGGCGTGCTCACCGGCAAGTACCGCGTGGGTCAGGCGCCGCCGGAGGGCTCGCGTGCCACCGACGAGAAGGGCGGCGCCGACGACATCAGCCGGTGGATGCGCGACGAGGTGCTCGAGCGCGTCGCGCTGCTGCAGCCGATCGCCGACGATCTCGGGCTGAGCATGGCGCAGCTGGCCGTGGCCTGGGTGCTGCAGAACGACAACGTGTCCTCGGCCATCATCGGCGCGAGCCGACCCGAGCAGGTCACCGAGAACGTCAAGGCGGCCGGGATCACCCTCGAGGAGTCCACGATGCGCGCCATCGACGACGCGGTGGGGCCGGTCGTCACCGACGACCCGGCCCTGACGAAGTCGCCGCAGCGCTGA
- a CDS encoding siderophore-interacting protein, which yields MSTPAQQYAAEVLGREEISPHLVRLRLGGPGLADFTSTGTPDEWVGLVVPDQFQSRYYTVRSWDGHELVLDVVVHDQGLVTEWAAGDPVGDTVTISEPKGSFTLPPDAQWLLLVGDLTALPAMARIHATHGASLPTTIHAEAEDAAELAAYLPEGTHWSAPGPQGSRLAEIVEALDWPEGEGYFWMAGESAQMRAIRKHLMRGRRLPSTAYDVMGYWRAQARQPRSVDPGPIWRAGKAAGKTDEEIWADYDAAQEGRSRHG from the coding sequence GTGAGCACTCCCGCCCAGCAGTACGCCGCCGAGGTCCTCGGCCGTGAGGAGATCTCGCCGCACCTGGTGCGCCTGCGACTCGGCGGTCCCGGACTCGCCGACTTCACCTCCACCGGCACCCCGGACGAGTGGGTCGGCCTGGTGGTGCCCGACCAGTTCCAGAGCCGCTACTACACCGTCCGCTCCTGGGACGGTCACGAGCTGGTGCTCGACGTGGTGGTGCACGACCAGGGACTCGTCACCGAGTGGGCCGCCGGCGACCCCGTCGGCGACACCGTGACCATCAGCGAGCCCAAGGGCTCCTTCACGCTGCCGCCGGACGCGCAGTGGCTGCTGCTGGTCGGCGACCTGACCGCGCTGCCGGCGATGGCGCGGATCCACGCCACGCACGGCGCCTCGCTGCCGACCACGATCCACGCCGAGGCCGAGGACGCCGCCGAGCTCGCGGCGTACCTCCCGGAGGGCACGCACTGGTCGGCCCCCGGCCCGCAGGGCAGCCGACTCGCCGAGATCGTGGAGGCCCTGGACTGGCCCGAGGGCGAGGGCTACTTCTGGATGGCCGGGGAGTCCGCGCAGATGCGCGCCATCCGCAAGCACCTGATGCGCGGTCGACGCCTGCCGTCGACGGCGTACGACGTCATGGGCTACTGGCGGGCCCAGGCCCGCCAGCCGCGGTCGGTCGACCCGGGCCCGATCTGGCGTGCCGGCAAGGCGGCCGGCAAGACCGACGAGGAGATCTGGGCCGACTACGACGCGGCCCAGGAGGGGCGGAGCAGGCATGGCTGA
- a CDS encoding GNAT family N-acetyltransferase, whose translation MSDVMIRPMQREDVAAVERLTAHAFREVDRADLRPGDPTPELRSEVRAATWRQRAEHLLATDPGGCWVCEDDQGVLAAAVSFVRETTWILATYAVRPGEQGRGVGKPLLEAAMGHGRHCLHGMLGATGDPRAVRRYRAAGFDLHPKMTFRGVVDRSALPVLEKVREASPADVELMDSVDRRTRGAGHGPDHEFLLAHCATLVSDTTTGAGYVHVDPARGPQLLAATNRRTATRLLWASMALCEATELSIDYVTGANQWVFDVALPAGLTPTSRGYLALRGLREPTPYLPHSSLL comes from the coding sequence GTGAGCGACGTGATGATCCGGCCGATGCAGCGTGAGGACGTCGCTGCGGTCGAGCGGCTCACCGCCCACGCCTTCCGCGAGGTCGACCGGGCGGACCTGCGTCCGGGTGACCCGACACCCGAACTGCGCTCGGAGGTCCGTGCCGCGACCTGGCGGCAGCGCGCCGAGCACCTGCTCGCCACGGACCCGGGCGGCTGCTGGGTGTGCGAGGACGACCAGGGGGTGCTGGCCGCGGCCGTCTCCTTCGTCCGTGAGACCACCTGGATCCTTGCGACGTACGCCGTCCGGCCCGGCGAGCAGGGCCGCGGCGTCGGCAAGCCGCTGCTGGAGGCGGCGATGGGGCACGGCCGCCACTGCCTGCACGGCATGCTCGGCGCCACCGGCGACCCGCGCGCCGTACGCCGCTACCGCGCCGCCGGCTTCGACCTGCACCCCAAGATGACCTTCCGCGGCGTCGTCGACCGGTCAGCGCTGCCCGTGCTGGAGAAGGTGCGCGAGGCGAGTCCCGCGGACGTGGAGCTGATGGACTCCGTCGACCGCCGTACGCGCGGCGCCGGCCACGGTCCCGACCACGAGTTCCTGCTCGCCCACTGCGCCACGCTCGTGTCGGACACCACGACCGGTGCGGGCTACGTCCACGTCGACCCCGCCCGCGGACCGCAGCTGCTCGCCGCGACCAACCGGCGCACCGCGACCCGGCTGCTGTGGGCGTCCATGGCACTGTGCGAGGCCACCGAGCTGAGCATCGACTACGTGACCGGCGCCAACCAGTGGGTGTTCGACGTCGCGCTCCCCGCCGGCCTCACCCCGACCAGCCGCGGCTACCTCGCCCTGCGCGGGCTGCGGGAGCCGACGCCGTACCTCCCCCACTCCTCGCTGCTCTGA
- a CDS encoding FAD-binding oxidoreductase: protein MSRRAGREHERAVARLASSYAAIPVGEPVRLAKPTTNLFRARSAPDAPGLDVSGLTGVLEVHDGPDGAWADVQGMCTYEDLVDETLAHGLLPLVVPQLRTITLGGAVTGLGIESTSFRNGLPHESVLEMDVFTGAGEVVTTRPGDGLFDAFPNSYGSLGYATRLRIRLERAPTYVALQHVRCDDLGLLVKAIDEIAASGELDGEPVFGLDGVAFAPGEYYLTVAHATDRIALPARVPQNDASVDPDWPSDYTGQQVYYRSIQQRPVDLLTIHDYLWRWDTDWFWCSGAFGAQHPLVRRLWPRRLRRSDVYMRLLRLDHRFGIADRLDRRARRPARERVIQDIEVPVERLPEFLDWFDAEVGMRPVWLCPLVSTGSTTEGGSTTESGSTAERGSTIGRPWTAYPLEPGRTYVNVGFWGTVHVGPERDEAPLNRAIEAKVHQLGGHKSLYSEAYYDRETFDRLYHGDALAEVKRRHDPDDRLTSLYDKAVARQ from the coding sequence ATGTCTCGGCGTGCTGGGAGGGAGCACGAGCGAGCCGTTGCCCGGCTCGCCTCGTCGTATGCCGCCATCCCGGTGGGGGAGCCGGTGCGGCTGGCCAAGCCCACGACCAACCTCTTCCGTGCCCGGTCCGCACCGGACGCCCCGGGCCTCGACGTCAGTGGCCTGACCGGCGTCCTCGAGGTCCACGACGGCCCCGACGGAGCGTGGGCCGACGTGCAGGGCATGTGCACCTATGAGGACCTCGTCGACGAGACCCTCGCCCACGGGCTGCTGCCGCTCGTCGTCCCGCAGCTGCGCACCATCACCCTCGGCGGCGCGGTCACCGGGCTGGGCATCGAGTCCACCAGCTTCCGCAACGGCCTCCCGCACGAGTCGGTGCTGGAGATGGACGTCTTCACCGGTGCCGGTGAGGTCGTCACGACCCGGCCCGGCGACGGCCTCTTCGACGCCTTCCCCAACTCCTACGGGAGCCTCGGCTACGCGACCCGGCTGCGCATCCGGCTCGAGCGGGCGCCGACGTACGTCGCGCTGCAGCACGTGCGCTGCGACGACCTCGGCCTGCTGGTGAAGGCGATCGACGAGATCGCGGCGTCCGGAGAACTCGACGGGGAGCCCGTCTTCGGACTGGACGGCGTGGCCTTCGCGCCGGGGGAGTACTACCTCACGGTGGCGCACGCGACCGACCGGATCGCCCTGCCCGCTCGAGTGCCACAGAACGACGCATCCGTCGACCCCGACTGGCCCAGTGACTACACGGGCCAGCAGGTGTACTACCGCTCGATCCAGCAGCGACCGGTCGATCTGCTCACGATCCACGACTATCTGTGGCGCTGGGACACCGACTGGTTCTGGTGCTCCGGGGCGTTCGGCGCCCAGCACCCGCTCGTGCGGCGCCTGTGGCCGCGGCGCCTGCGGCGCTCCGATGTCTACATGCGCCTGCTGCGACTCGACCACCGGTTCGGCATCGCCGACCGGCTCGACCGCCGTGCCCGTCGCCCCGCCCGTGAGCGGGTCATCCAGGACATCGAGGTGCCCGTCGAGCGCCTCCCGGAGTTCCTGGACTGGTTCGACGCCGAGGTCGGCATGCGGCCGGTGTGGTTGTGCCCGTTGGTCTCGACAGGCTCGACCACCGAGGGCGGCTCGACCACCGAGAGTGGCTCGACCGCCGAGCGCGGCTCGACCATCGGGCGGCCCTGGACGGCGTACCCGCTCGAGCCCGGGCGCACCTACGTCAACGTCGGCTTCTGGGGCACCGTCCACGTCGGTCCCGAACGCGACGAGGCGCCCCTCAACCGCGCCATCGAGGCGAAGGTCCACCAGCTCGGCGGCCACAAGTCGCTCTACTCCGAGGCCTACTACGACCGGGAGACCTTCGACCGGCTCTACCACGGCGACGCGCTGGCCGAGGTCAAGCGCCGCCACGACCCCGACGACCGGCTGACCTCGCTGTACGACAAGGCGGTCGCCCGACAGTGA
- a CDS encoding DUF3043 domain-containing protein, translated as MFRRTKSEPETAQAVAKPDGKGRPTPTRKEAEAAAKARAKAPRDRKEANKRAREARGEESRKIRQAMKDGDERYLLPRDKGPMRRFVRDFVDSRFSIVEMIIPLLIISLVLGWSGQQELMQASSLVMMATVLFVIVDLVVLRFRLRRELVRRFPDESYKGTTYYASMRALQMKFMRLPKAQVKFGQELPPTYR; from the coding sequence GTGTTCCGTCGTACGAAGTCCGAGCCGGAGACCGCGCAGGCGGTGGCCAAGCCCGACGGCAAGGGCCGCCCGACGCCGACGCGCAAGGAGGCCGAAGCGGCCGCGAAGGCGCGCGCCAAGGCGCCCCGCGACCGCAAGGAGGCCAACAAGCGTGCCCGCGAGGCCCGCGGCGAGGAGAGCCGCAAGATCCGGCAGGCGATGAAGGACGGCGACGAGCGCTACCTGCTCCCCCGGGACAAGGGGCCGATGCGGCGCTTTGTGCGCGACTTCGTGGACTCGCGGTTCTCCATCGTGGAGATGATCATCCCGCTGCTGATCATCAGCCTCGTGCTGGGCTGGAGCGGCCAGCAGGAACTGATGCAGGCCAGCTCGCTGGTGATGATGGCGACGGTGCTGTTCGTGATCGTCGACCTGGTCGTGCTGCGCTTCCGGCTCCGCCGCGAGCTCGTACGCCGCTTCCCCGACGAGTCCTACAAGGGCACCACCTACTACGCCAGCATGCGGGCGCTGCAGATGAAGTTCATGCGACTGCCCAAGGCACAGGTGAAGTTCGGCCAAGAGCTGCCGCCCACCTACCGGTAG
- a CDS encoding septum formation family protein: MRMTAVLLLVAAVLVGCSTPDAAEPTPTESTGATPTRAAEPPPDPPNNRCYQLGFEEALAPEQPEAADRPCGKPHASETYRVAQLDLVVDGHQVAVDSPQVQDQAARRCPEGLPEFLGTDQAGLRLSMVRPIWFTPTLEQSDAGSQWLRCDAVVVSGDQQLATSSGSLRNGFADGVPDRYAMCGTAAPDAPGFERVVCSADHGWRAVSVVGFEAQQYPGRDAARQRGQQTCEDVGADEAEDPLDYRWSYEWPTAEQWQAGMTFGRCWVPD, from the coding sequence ATGCGCATGACCGCCGTGCTGCTGCTCGTGGCGGCGGTCCTCGTCGGCTGCAGCACCCCCGACGCCGCCGAGCCGACGCCCACCGAGAGCACGGGGGCCACCCCGACCCGCGCCGCGGAGCCACCCCCGGACCCGCCGAACAACCGCTGCTACCAGCTGGGGTTCGAGGAGGCGCTGGCCCCCGAGCAGCCCGAGGCGGCCGATCGGCCCTGCGGCAAGCCGCACGCGTCGGAGACCTACCGGGTCGCCCAGCTCGACCTCGTCGTCGACGGCCACCAGGTCGCCGTGGACTCCCCGCAGGTCCAGGACCAGGCGGCGCGCCGCTGCCCCGAGGGGCTGCCGGAGTTCCTCGGCACCGACCAGGCCGGTCTCCGCCTGAGCATGGTGCGTCCGATCTGGTTCACCCCGACGCTGGAGCAGTCCGACGCCGGCTCCCAGTGGCTGCGGTGCGACGCGGTGGTCGTCAGCGGCGACCAGCAGCTCGCCACGTCCTCGGGCAGCCTGCGCAACGGCTTCGCCGACGGGGTCCCGGACCGCTACGCGATGTGTGGCACCGCCGCGCCGGACGCGCCGGGGTTCGAGCGCGTCGTGTGCTCGGCCGACCACGGCTGGCGGGCCGTCAGCGTCGTCGGGTTCGAGGCGCAGCAGTATCCCGGCCGGGACGCCGCCCGCCAGCGCGGCCAGCAGACGTGTGAGGACGTGGGCGCGGACGAGGCCGAGGACCCGCTGGACTACCGGTGGAGCTACGAGTGGCCCACCGCGGAGCAGTGGCAGGCGGGCATGACCTTCGGTCGGTGCTGGGTCCCCGACTGA
- a CDS encoding HNH endonuclease signature motif containing protein — protein MSTQPTPSDSTAELLVALREQEQAKRDAEIASARHIVAWAGLNTVHAPADAATISDGYVDTGVPIAGEGAPLVSEVALMELCAVLGRSTIAGRDHVGKVLEAAYRLPSVWDAVLAGRVPVWRALRIAEGTRLLPADAAAHVDRHLATFAATCTFAQVDRLVEEALARFDPTAAEQRRREAADGRRFDVHTHDAGTEGTVAVDGILDTADALDLDAAISDRARELADLGCDASRDVRRSMAAGDLARGDQTLGLGHETGAAGLDTRSLVPHEHGSTTKDPTSRKRRTVGLHVHLTDTALTTGGETIGRLGNTRTPITTEQVRDWCGTPGTTVIVRPVIDLTGHEPVEAYEIPDRHRRHVQLRDPHCAFPHCQRRAERCDLDHATPHAAGGSTCPCNLVPLCRSHHRAKTHSTWGYTVLDPGQYLWTSPHGHQFLVDHHGTRTLEHGLDRLDHRQTHRR, from the coding sequence ATGTCCACGCAGCCGACGCCTTCCGACTCCACGGCGGAGTTGTTGGTTGCGCTGCGTGAGCAGGAGCAGGCCAAGCGCGACGCCGAGATCGCCTCGGCACGTCACATCGTGGCCTGGGCCGGGCTCAACACCGTCCACGCGCCCGCGGACGCGGCGACGATCAGTGATGGGTACGTCGACACCGGCGTCCCGATCGCCGGTGAGGGCGCCCCGCTGGTCAGTGAGGTCGCGTTGATGGAGCTGTGCGCGGTCCTCGGACGGTCCACGATCGCGGGGCGGGACCATGTGGGGAAGGTCCTCGAGGCTGCGTATCGGCTGCCCTCGGTCTGGGACGCCGTGCTCGCGGGACGGGTGCCGGTGTGGCGGGCACTGAGGATCGCCGAGGGCACCCGACTGCTCCCGGCAGACGCTGCGGCCCACGTCGACCGGCATCTCGCCACGTTCGCCGCGACCTGCACTTTCGCCCAGGTCGACCGGCTGGTCGAGGAGGCGCTGGCCCGGTTCGACCCCACCGCCGCCGAGCAGCGACGCCGGGAGGCCGCCGACGGGCGCCGGTTCGACGTCCACACCCACGACGCCGGGACTGAGGGCACCGTCGCCGTCGACGGGATCCTCGACACCGCCGACGCCCTCGACCTGGACGCCGCGATCAGCGACCGCGCCCGAGAGCTCGCCGACCTGGGCTGTGACGCCTCACGCGACGTACGCCGCTCCATGGCCGCCGGCGACCTCGCCCGCGGCGACCAGACACTGGGGTTGGGACACGAGACCGGCGCGGCCGGTCTCGACACGCGCTCGCTCGTCCCTCACGAGCACGGCTCGACCACCAAGGACCCCACCTCCAGGAAACGCCGCACCGTCGGCCTGCACGTCCACCTCACCGACACCGCCCTCACCACCGGCGGCGAGACCATCGGGCGGTTGGGCAACACCCGGACCCCGATCACCACCGAACAGGTCCGCGACTGGTGCGGCACCCCGGGCACCACCGTCATCGTCCGGCCCGTCATCGACCTGACCGGCCACGAGCCTGTCGAGGCCTACGAGATCCCCGACCGCCACCGCCGCCACGTGCAGCTCCGCGACCCCCACTGCGCCTTCCCCCACTGCCAACGCCGCGCCGAACGTTGCGACCTCGACCACGCCACACCCCACGCCGCGGGTGGCTCGACATGTCCCTGCAACCTGGTCCCGCTCTGCCGCAGTCACCACCGGGCCAAGACCCACTCCACCTGGGGCTACACCGTCCTCGACCCCGGCCAGTACCTCTGGACCTCACCGCACGGCCACCAATTCCTCGTCGACCACCACGGCACCCGCACCCTCGAGCACGGTCTCGACAGGCTCGACCACCGGCAGACCCACCGACGATGA